Proteins encoded by one window of Bacteroidia bacterium:
- a CDS encoding PKD domain-containing protein, with protein sequence MKTRIIALLLVLLPCFLKAQYAVVGNTEDCMNNISVYSVSGTPLPATYTWNVSGGYIVSTGTGTVSIGWSAVGSGSVGVTLYDVSGTVIGTPSLAVTVNPLPQPVLTTDFTNNCVIYKEHEGQVIPTVVNDTCWHVCENGTVHYFANPVNVGSVLNWSVTGAQSFTVISNNEIGVLWGSAGNGMVSVTETDGNGCVNTTEKCIEIIESPLAIITAYPGDVDCRLGGSIAVCLEQNALFFGNADLGNSGSPIVSWLWDFGDGTFSTHRDEVHSWLTPGTYHVTLTVTNACGCTGICYVTVEVDPVNGVNIECPTPICQGDTGKYYTDAVNCSSYNWVVTGGNILSPTPYGSSIQVEWTGGSGNGILCLDNTNGGCGNYCPSETCVEIPIISTTSSIDGPTLVCKGSQTKYSVPAMTGCVYNWQITGSNGTIISGQGTNEILVDWASAGTSTLSVNYNNALLDCGGTANITVETKQPFSISGPTKSCPGADVVLTAVNPDNVLLDWTLTDASQNTIYLGSGTGIPDFTITGWTYPSGTYIITALDNTNSYCNYIASITIEITDAPPAPALPVGDNPICPGTVHLYSGTTLNAGYYLEWSTTQGLPATGTGNELSIGWINTAPPHNYSISLVQVESSTGCKSMPTVLPIQERLYINPVITGNFTPCINKQVTYQISNAAPQGNYIFDQLEWVIIPATAGSIISGQGTTSVTVQWNNQPSPSGVYDTYLQVKTSLCGSPPISYPNTVFDPPNISLGGAPSLAITASPNPACENTPITFTAVPALPGNYTWSFGDGNSGNSPLTASHSYVLTQGANLTTFDVTLTVDDGGCQSYASTKVDVNPAPLLSLTLSPLYFCPPTTTNITATLVQQSGSFNYSWSNNASNNTNINTLNYLDTQPFGITITNTVTGCASSQTISISNCSPNPIPCNPDPINISFTATPASDCQTIDFTESFNPTPVSFLLDFGDGVTSSQPNPTHTYSTAGQYSACLYAYDNTGQQYCDYYCAPIPLALIPDFITSLHCSSTPGSYDVEFIDLSAFITPITTWEWYSGTTLLSTSNHPTITLAAGTYNIKLKIGNGTKYCERTLTINIPAPPVASFTVAGGPFCEAQTVVQLTASNTNVHHALWDFGDASTFIPQNPASSINALKVFKFQGTKTITLVVTDKYGCTYTSIQQVTVNDYNLGGYISIIPNTFCPGANALCSFTAQSGSPTSWLWTGGFTTPTLTVIQTGQYFVTVSDNNGCSYSPALPGQAAVVNVPKPAIWGDLTLCEGDAINLDGNQGSAVQYNWTVVDPNNVTTTYSQSSIHIAGAVAGTYHVTLDITANGCSRSTSVDVDVNPLPPLPDIQSSVAQACEGHPIDLTVMNAGTYWVNWSNGASGPVVTVYNAGGYQATLTDANGCTNHATFEVHENPYSGFMMTGCVQYCDTLPVTVFGSGNLSFEKWIWYVDGVAQTSGQQSPVQNLNMGLLSPGVYVVRLQLVVAYPDGTNCEMMSDALEITIIPCPCRLYPEGKIYCMNEVNGDVQSLNNYHFEIVTNYSCSANPNVMVTSPDGGVSMLPNSNPPQLLTGILSTYSAYPNNVCFDINITDPNKPECSCNYLYCMKLPKCGVPVGCGTEAKIDNVQCIGHDANGNRIYSFTLTLLNSPQLFSMFTAQGGVLGTMPATVGPGTTIINSTITVNSNASFFCITLHGYNFTTYTACKTSGCSGNLPPCGIISRNGEKNTTAPLLRVSYQNDGNDAVQISTLSLMPNPAKNSVTLRYSARTGGIITITSAVGQKMYNEKVTTEGLSELSTQQWLPGIYFVTLQSNAGDCLVQKLIIIK encoded by the coding sequence TTGAAGACAAGAATTATTGCATTATTGCTGGTGTTGCTTCCGTGCTTTTTAAAGGCGCAATATGCTGTAGTAGGCAACACAGAAGACTGCATGAATAATATTTCAGTATATTCAGTCAGCGGAACACCATTACCTGCAACATACACATGGAATGTATCCGGTGGCTATATCGTAAGTACGGGCACAGGCACAGTGAGTATAGGTTGGAGTGCAGTGGGTTCAGGCTCTGTTGGTGTTACTTTGTATGATGTTTCCGGAACAGTAATAGGAACACCATCGCTTGCTGTAACAGTAAACCCATTACCACAGCCTGTATTAACCACAGATTTCACCAATAACTGTGTTATCTATAAAGAGCATGAAGGACAGGTAATACCCACAGTAGTAAACGACACCTGCTGGCATGTTTGTGAAAACGGAACTGTTCATTACTTCGCAAATCCCGTTAACGTTGGTTCGGTATTAAATTGGAGCGTAACAGGGGCACAAAGTTTTACAGTCATTTCAAACAATGAGATAGGAGTTTTGTGGGGAAGTGCCGGCAACGGAATGGTTTCTGTAACGGAGACCGATGGCAATGGTTGTGTAAATACGACTGAAAAATGCATTGAGATAATTGAATCGCCACTGGCAATAATAACTGCATATCCCGGAGATGTGGATTGTCGTTTAGGAGGCTCAATTGCTGTCTGTCTTGAACAGAATGCTTTGTTTTTTGGTAATGCTGATCTTGGAAATTCAGGCTCGCCAATTGTAAGTTGGTTGTGGGATTTTGGTGATGGTACTTTTTCGACACATAGAGATGAAGTACATTCATGGCTAACCCCCGGAACCTATCACGTAACGCTCACCGTAACCAATGCTTGCGGTTGTACAGGCATATGTTATGTAACGGTAGAAGTTGACCCGGTAAATGGTGTGAATATAGAATGCCCGACACCGATATGCCAAGGCGATACAGGTAAATATTATACCGATGCAGTGAATTGCAGTTCTTATAACTGGGTAGTTACCGGTGGAAACATACTTTCACCAACGCCTTATGGCAGTAGCATACAGGTAGAATGGACAGGAGGCAGCGGCAATGGAATTTTATGTTTAGATAATACTAACGGTGGGTGTGGCAATTATTGCCCGAGTGAAACTTGTGTTGAGATACCAATTATTTCTACAACAAGTAGTATTGACGGGCCAACATTAGTATGTAAAGGCTCTCAGACAAAATACAGTGTTCCTGCCATGACGGGTTGTGTTTATAACTGGCAGATAACAGGCAGCAATGGTACAATTATTTCAGGTCAAGGCACCAACGAAATACTGGTAGATTGGGCAAGTGCGGGCACATCAACCCTAAGTGTAAATTATAACAATGCCTTATTAGATTGCGGAGGCACTGCAAACATAACAGTTGAAACCAAGCAGCCTTTTAGCATTAGCGGCCCCACAAAAAGTTGTCCGGGAGCAGATGTAGTGCTAACTGCTGTTAATCCTGATAACGTGCTGTTGGATTGGACTCTGACAGATGCTTCTCAAAACACTATATATCTTGGTAGCGGCACCGGTATTCCTGATTTTACTATTACAGGGTGGACTTATCCGAGTGGCACCTATATTATTACAGCATTAGACAATACCAACAGTTATTGTAATTACATTGCAAGCATCACTATTGAAATAACAGACGCCCCACCGGCACCGGCACTGCCTGTTGGCGATAACCCAATATGTCCGGGCACAGTACATTTGTATAGCGGCACAACATTGAATGCCGGATATTATTTAGAATGGAGTACAACACAAGGATTGCCTGCAACAGGCACAGGCAATGAATTGTCAATAGGCTGGATTAATACAGCGCCTCCGCATAACTATTCCATCAGTTTGGTACAGGTAGAGTCTTCTACAGGATGCAAATCAATGCCAACGGTATTGCCTATACAGGAAAGATTATACATCAACCCTGTCATAACCGGTAATTTTACACCCTGCATAAATAAACAGGTAACCTATCAGATTTCCAATGCTGCTCCTCAGGGTAATTATATATTCGACCAATTGGAATGGGTAATCATTCCAGCTACAGCAGGCAGCATCATCAGCGGGCAAGGCACTACCAGTGTAACCGTGCAATGGAATAACCAGCCTTCTCCCTCCGGTGTTTACGATACGTATCTTCAGGTAAAGACATCACTTTGTGGTTCGCCCCCAATCTCTTACCCGAATACGGTGTTCGACCCACCCAACATTTCACTGGGCGGAGCACCTTCTTTGGCTATTACAGCATCACCCAATCCTGCTTGTGAAAATACGCCTATAACATTTACAGCCGTACCGGCACTACCGGGTAATTATACCTGGAGTTTTGGTGATGGCAATAGCGGCAACAGCCCATTAACAGCATCGCATTCTTATGTGCTGACTCAAGGTGCCAACCTCACAACCTTTGATGTTACCCTGACGGTTGATGATGGCGGCTGCCAGTCTTATGCCAGCACCAAAGTTGACGTTAATCCTGCTCCCTTACTTTCACTGACCCTTTCGCCTTTGTATTTCTGCCCACCAACTACGACCAATATAACAGCCACGTTAGTGCAACAATCAGGTAGCTTTAATTATTCGTGGAGTAATAATGCCTCCAATAATACCAACATTAATACACTTAATTACTTAGACACACAACCATTCGGTATAACTATTACCAATACAGTAACCGGTTGCGCATCATCACAAACCATTTCAATTTCAAATTGTTCGCCCAATCCTATACCGTGTAATCCCGATCCAATAAACATTAGTTTTACAGCCACGCCTGCATCAGATTGTCAAACGATAGATTTTACAGAGAGCTTCAATCCTACACCGGTAAGTTTCTTATTGGATTTTGGTGATGGCGTTACTAGTAGTCAGCCTAATCCAACACATACATACAGCACTGCAGGACAATATAGCGCCTGTTTGTATGCCTACGATAATACCGGGCAACAGTATTGCGACTATTATTGTGCACCAATACCTTTAGCCCTTATTCCTGATTTTATAACCTCGCTGCATTGCAGCAGCACACCGGGAAGCTATGATGTGGAGTTTATTGACCTATCAGCTTTTATCACTCCAATAACCACTTGGGAGTGGTATTCAGGCACCACACTGCTAAGCACAAGCAACCACCCAACCATTACTTTGGCAGCAGGCACCTATAACATTAAACTAAAAATAGGAAACGGCACCAAATATTGCGAACGCACACTAACAATAAATATACCTGCACCACCCGTAGCATCATTTACCGTTGCAGGAGGACCCTTTTGCGAGGCGCAAACGGTAGTGCAGCTAACGGCAAGCAACACCAACGTGCATCATGCCCTTTGGGATTTTGGCGATGCTTCCACTTTTATTCCGCAAAACCCGGCTTCCTCTATTAATGCGCTGAAAGTGTTTAAATTTCAAGGAACTAAAACCATAACTTTAGTAGTTACCGACAAATACGGCTGCACCTATACAAGCATACAGCAGGTAACGGTTAATGACTATAATTTGGGTGGATATATTTCTATTATTCCTAATACATTTTGTCCCGGAGCAAATGCCCTTTGTTCTTTTACAGCACAATCCGGTAGCCCCACCTCATGGTTATGGACAGGAGGTTTCACAACACCTACATTAACGGTAATTCAAACCGGTCAGTATTTTGTTACGGTTAGCGATAATAACGGCTGCAGCTATAGTCCTGCATTGCCGGGTCAGGCAGCAGTGGTTAATGTTCCAAAGCCTGCTATTTGGGGTGATTTGACACTGTGCGAAGGCGATGCCATAAATTTAGATGGTAATCAAGGTAGTGCCGTACAATATAACTGGACAGTGGTTGACCCCAATAATGTTACTACAACCTATAGTCAATCGTCCATTCATATTGCAGGTGCCGTTGCCGGAACCTATCATGTAACACTTGACATTACAGCAAACGGCTGCAGCCGCAGCACCTCTGTGGATGTAGATGTAAATCCGTTGCCCCCATTGCCCGATATTCAAAGCAGTGTAGCACAAGCCTGCGAAGGACATCCCATAGACCTGACAGTTATGAATGCCGGTACCTACTGGGTAAACTGGAGCAATGGCGCAAGCGGACCTGTTGTTACGGTTTACAATGCCGGTGGCTATCAGGCAACACTCACTGATGCCAATGGCTGTACTAATCATGCAACCTTTGAAGTGCATGAAAACCCCTATTCAGGATTTATGATGACAGGCTGTGTACAATATTGCGACACGTTGCCTGTAACCGTATTCGGTAGTGGAAATTTGTCATTTGAAAAATGGATATGGTATGTTGATGGTGTTGCTCAAACTTCGGGACAGCAAAGCCCGGTCCAAAATCTTAATATGGGATTGCTCAGCCCGGGTGTGTATGTAGTAAGACTACAGTTGGTAGTTGCATATCCTGATGGGACAAATTGCGAAATGATGTCTGATGCTCTTGAAATTACCATTATACCATGCCCTTGCAGGCTTTATCCCGAAGGTAAAATTTACTGCATGAACGAAGTAAATGGTGATGTACAATCATTGAATAATTATCACTTCGAGATAGTAACCAACTACAGTTGTTCTGCTAATCCCAATGTCATGGTGACTTCGCCAGATGGCGGAGTGTCAATGCTGCCGAATTCAAATCCACCGCAACTGCTCACCGGCATATTATCAACCTACAGTGCTTACCCGAACAATGTTTGTTTTGACATTAACATAACCGATCCTAACAAGCCGGAGTGCAGCTGCAACTACCTCTATTGTATGAAATTGCCCAAATGCGGAGTTCCTGTAGGCTGTGGCACAGAAGCTAAAATAGACAATGTTCAATGTATTGGTCATGATGCCAATGGCAACAGAATCTATAGTTTTACACTTACGCTGCTAAATTCGCCACAGCTATTCTCTATGTTCACGGCTCAGGGTGGTGTTTTAGGCACCATGCCGGCCACGGTTGGTCCCGGCACGACTATTATCAACAGCACAATAACCGTCAACAGTAATGCAAGTTTCTTTTGCATCACCTTGCATGGCTATAATTTTACTACCTACACAGCTTGTAAAACATCTGGTTGCTCTGGTAATTTGCCTCCTTGTGGTATTATCTCAAGAAACGGAGAGAAAAACACTACCGCACCACTGCTTCGGGTAAGCTATCAAAATGATGGTAACGATGCTGTTCAGATTTCGACACTAAGTCTGATGCCTAACCCCGCTAAAAACAGCGTTACCCTACGTTACAGTGCCCGTACAGGTGGTATTATTACCATCACTTCTGCTGTTGGACAAAAAATGTATAACGAAAAAGTGACAACAGAAGGTCTGTCCGAACTCTCTACACAGCAATGGCTGCCGGGAATTTATTTTGTTACCCTGCAAAGCAATGCAGGAGATTGTTTGGTTCAAAAATTAATCATCATCAAATAA
- a CDS encoding T9SS type A sorting domain-containing protein, with the protein MMLFANATAQTPGWQWLSRVGGYSGNGNGAGGPDEWVKDVKTDAQGNVYVCGRVCYGANFNGDTMTTYQGYFTLFLAKLNCQGNLVWVRTAGTAAFNSIEAYGLALDDYGNIYLTGYLVAYPFNPTQFFDTLITEDTNDFFLAKFDTSGNYKWAKIAGPGSGILGTRGFKIQITDDDMINVSGVGGSSGIFFPGYNFSSSWCFAARFDTSGNINRLQNLGSVYGPIMNDYKISPTGDQYITGFFYLDSMVIGDTVLYKPYNAACPTCCNIFLVKFDSTGQFQWARNFGDTVYSFNKGYGLSMFGPDILLTGGLNTAANIDGFSPINSLSTNIHMDLPFVAKFNSNGVCTWFTNSQHKYGSWATGGITTLSNGVSYYSGFFGGPAKFGTDSFASTGLTDIFLAEVSPSGVITSGTKITSMGDGDEPQCITHDSSGNVYVGGSNRSSLTLNGVTYPFQGGESDGFIAKWGTNCTVGIAEQESLPAEDLFLYPNPATTEINIQNKVQGITNITVYDVVGKKILSKKILSKELLVKIDVSSFSPGIYIVKANGKTNMLTAKFVKE; encoded by the coding sequence ATGATGCTGTTTGCAAATGCAACAGCACAAACACCGGGTTGGCAATGGCTGTCGCGTGTTGGCGGTTACAGCGGCAATGGCAATGGTGCCGGTGGGCCTGACGAATGGGTAAAAGATGTAAAGACCGATGCACAGGGTAATGTATATGTATGTGGCAGGGTATGTTATGGAGCTAACTTTAATGGCGACACCATGACTACCTATCAGGGCTATTTTACCTTGTTTCTGGCTAAGCTAAACTGCCAAGGAAACTTAGTGTGGGTAAGAACGGCTGGTACTGCTGCTTTTAATAGTATCGAGGCTTATGGTCTTGCATTGGATGATTATGGCAATATCTATCTTACGGGATACTTGGTTGCCTATCCATTTAACCCCACCCAGTTTTTTGACACGCTGATAACTGAAGACACAAATGATTTTTTCTTAGCCAAGTTTGATACGTCAGGCAATTATAAATGGGCAAAAATTGCAGGACCGGGATCTGGAATTTTAGGAACTAGAGGATTCAAAATTCAAATTACAGATGACGATATGATTAATGTTTCCGGTGTTGGAGGTTCTTCTGGAATTTTTTTCCCCGGCTATAATTTTAGTTCAAGTTGGTGCTTTGCAGCACGTTTTGATACTTCCGGAAATATTAACAGGCTTCAGAACTTGGGCAGTGTATATGGCCCAATTATGAATGATTACAAAATAAGCCCAACAGGCGATCAGTACATTACAGGATTTTTTTATTTAGACTCTATGGTAATTGGTGATACAGTACTTTACAAACCCTATAATGCAGCCTGCCCCACATGTTGTAATATATTCTTAGTTAAATTTGATTCGACAGGGCAGTTTCAGTGGGCTCGTAATTTTGGTGATACAGTTTATAGCTTTAACAAAGGCTATGGGTTATCTATGTTTGGGCCAGATATATTATTAACAGGAGGGCTTAATACTGCTGCAAATATTGATGGTTTCTCACCAATAAACAGTTTAAGTACTAATATTCATATGGATTTACCTTTTGTTGCAAAGTTTAACTCAAATGGTGTTTGTACGTGGTTTACAAACTCCCAACATAAATATGGTAGTTGGGCAACAGGAGGTATAACAACTTTGAGCAATGGAGTATCATACTACAGCGGTTTTTTTGGCGGACCGGCTAAGTTTGGTACTGATTCTTTTGCAAGCACAGGATTAACGGATATTTTTTTAGCAGAGGTATCACCATCAGGAGTCATTACATCCGGGACAAAAATCACAAGCATGGGTGATGGTGATGAGCCACAATGTATAACACACGATAGCAGCGGCAACGTATATGTTGGCGGTAGCAACAGAAGCAGTTTAACCCTAAATGGTGTAACCTACCCTTTTCAGGGAGGTGAATCCGATGGTTTTATAGCCAAGTGGGGCACTAACTGTACGGTGGGTATAGCAGAACAGGAGTCTCTGCCGGCAGAAGATTTGTTTTTATATCCTAACCCGGCAACAACAGAAATAAATATTCAGAATAAAGTGCAAGGTATTACCAACATAACAGTTTATGATGTTGTAGGCAAAAAAATATTGAGCAAAAAAATACTGAGTAAAGAACTGTTAGTTAAGATAGATGTATCGTCATTCTCACCGGGCATTTACATTGTAAAAGCCAATGGTAAAACAAATATGCTAACAGCAAAGTTTGTTAAGGAGTAG
- a CDS encoding tetratricopeptide repeat protein, which yields MKRILTVVFISLALGSYAQRAQVQSAYSYLKYEQLDKAKESIDIAVNNENTMNYDKAWYYRGLIYQALYKNEKFANLSNDPLNEALKSYNKALELNPKFEYADDIAEKKKILAQQFADMGYVNYNLKNFASALTAYEGVVSIMPNDTSSYFNAALCAERAGNTAKAKQYYNKLDEMQYKDAKMYHSYAQLYLTEGDTTKAIEILSRGLSRFPEEKSILITQTNIYISSGKTAEALGAINKAIEKDPTNANLYFAKGTLVEKTDKNKDAAITAYKKAIELKADYFDAYYNLGALFFNEGAHLANEANNIKDNNQYAKAKTVFEAKFKEAKPYLEKAWELNPKDQSTMVSLKQLYATLNDTVNYAKVKAALDAETK from the coding sequence ATGAAAAGAATACTTACAGTTGTGTTTATCAGTTTAGCCCTTGGCAGTTATGCACAGCGTGCGCAGGTACAATCTGCTTACAGTTACCTTAAGTACGAACAGTTAGACAAAGCAAAAGAAAGCATTGACATTGCAGTAAACAACGAAAACACCATGAATTATGATAAAGCATGGTATTATCGCGGATTGATTTATCAGGCATTGTATAAAAATGAAAAATTTGCCAACCTTTCAAACGATCCATTGAATGAGGCTTTGAAATCATACAATAAAGCTTTGGAATTGAATCCGAAATTTGAATACGCTGATGATATTGCAGAGAAGAAAAAAATATTGGCACAGCAATTTGCCGATATGGGATATGTAAATTATAATCTTAAAAACTTTGCAAGTGCACTTACAGCTTATGAAGGTGTAGTTTCCATCATGCCCAATGATACATCATCATATTTCAATGCAGCTTTGTGTGCAGAGCGCGCAGGGAATACAGCTAAAGCAAAACAATACTACAACAAATTAGATGAGATGCAATATAAAGATGCAAAAATGTATCATAGCTATGCGCAACTTTATCTTACCGAAGGAGACACAACAAAAGCAATTGAAATATTATCACGTGGTTTATCACGCTTCCCAGAAGAAAAATCAATACTTATTACACAAACAAACATCTATATCAGCTCAGGAAAAACAGCGGAGGCACTTGGCGCAATAAATAAAGCTATAGAAAAAGACCCCACCAATGCCAACCTTTATTTTGCCAAAGGCACATTAGTAGAAAAGACTGATAAAAATAAAGATGCTGCCATTACTGCATACAAAAAAGCTATTGAACTTAAAGCGGATTATTTTGATGCCTACTATAATTTAGGTGCATTATTTTTTAACGAAGGTGCACATTTAGCCAATGAAGCAAATAACATCAAAGACAACAATCAATATGCAAAAGCAAAAACAGTATTTGAAGCAAAGTTTAAAGAAGCAAAACCTTATCTTGAAAAAGCCTGGGAGTTGAATCCAAAAGATCAAAGCACAATGGTTTCATTGAAACAACTTTATGCCACCCTTAATGATACCGTAAACTATGCAAAGGTTAAAGCTGCATTGGACGCTGAAACAAAATAA